Proteins encoded together in one Cicer arietinum cultivar CDC Frontier isolate Library 1 chromosome 4, Cicar.CDCFrontier_v2.0, whole genome shotgun sequence window:
- the LOC101508210 gene encoding protein LOW PSII ACCUMULATION 1, chloroplastic, whose product MALAPFGSANSNTLFLTLPTPPPHNHPTSTVTFYSHQRSIVCSASNKPSNSSQISSIAKIRSEVLSPFRSVRMFFYITFVASGSLGTLIATSQLIAALANPSRASEVSEILKGLGIDIGAVSLFAFLYFNENKAKNAQVARLSREEILSNLKLRVTEKKIIPVSSLRGIARIVICAGPASFITESFQRSEPFTEGLLDRGVLVVPFVTDGNSPVLEFEETEKLATRRKRLWQLAPVYINEWSGWLDEQKKLAGVSSESPVYLSLRMDGRVRGSGVGYPPWNAMVAQLPPVNGIWTGLLDGMDGRV is encoded by the exons ATGGCATTAGCACCGTTCGGTTCTGCAAACTCCAACACTTTGTTTCTCACTCTTCCAACACCACCACCTCACAATCATCCTACCTCAACTGTCACTTTCTATTCTCACCAAAGATCTATTGTTTGTTCTGCTTCTAATAAACCATCCAATTCTTCTCAAATTAG CTCTATAGCCAAGATAAGGAGCGAGGTTCTATCACCCTTTCGATCTGTGAGAATGTTCTTTTACATTACTTTTGTTGCAAGTGGCTCTCTTGGAACACTCATAGCAACCTCACAACTCATTGCTGCACTGGCTAATCCTTCAAGAGCATCCGAAGTTTCCGAAATTCTCAAAGGTCTAGGCATTGACATTGGAGCAGTGTCATTGTTTGCTTTCTTGTACTTCAATGAGAACAAAGCCAAGAATGCTCAAGTTGCTCGGCTCTCGAGAGAGGAAATCTTATCGAATCTTAAGCTTCGTGTGACAGAGAAAAAGATCATACCAGTTAGTTCATTGAGAGGGATTGCTCGAATTGTAATATGTGCTGGTCCAGCATCCTTCATAACTGAGTCTTTTCAGCGCAGTGAACCTTTCACTGAAGGTCTTTTGGACAGAGGTGTGCTTGTTGTTCCTTTTGTAACGGATGGAAATTCACCTGTTTTGGAGTTTGAGGAGACAGAGAAACTTGCCACCAGAAGGAAGAGACTATGGCAGCTGGCTCCGGTTTACATCAATGAGTGGTCCGG GTGGTTAGATGAACAAAAGAAGTTGGCAGGTGTATCCTCCGAGTCTCCTGT GTATCTATCTCTACGCATGGATGGTCGAGTTCGTGGTAGTGGTGTTGGTTATCCTCCATGGAATGCTATGGTTGCACAATTACCACCGGTGAATGGAATCTGGACCGGACTATTAGATGGCATGGATGGTAGAGTTTAG
- the LOC101508535 gene encoding glutaredoxin-C5, chloroplastic isoform X1 — MTMASFTNTFTLPRFINFNNNPSTSSSSSIPKFFTFCTPISTSSPSNASSSKTRAPTCPRAMSSSSSSSSSSSFGSRLEETIKNTVAQNPVVVYSKSWCSYSSEVKSLFKKLGYQPLVLELDEMGIYFSIHPFYSNPNYCLFLNLFIFLNFCLGPQGPQLQKLLERLTGQYTVPNVFIGGKHIGGCTDTLKLYRKGELETLLSEATAKSKGG; from the exons ATGACTATGGCTTCATTCACAAACACTTTCACTCTTCCTCGCTTCATTAACTTCAACAACAACCCTtctacttcttcttcttcttctatccCCAAATTCTTCACTTTCTGCACCCCCATTTCCACTTCTTCACCCTCCAATGCATCATCCTCAAAAACACGCGCACCCACTTGTCCTCGAGCTatgtcttcttcttcttcttcctcttcttcttcctcGTTTGGCTCTCGCCTCGAAGAAACCATCAAAAACACCGTTGCTCAAAACCCCGTTGTCGTTTATTCCAAATCCTGGTGCTC GTATTCTTCTGAGGTGAAATCATTGTTCAAGAAGCTCGGTTATCAACCATTGGTCCTCGAATTGGACGAAATGGGTatctatttttcaattcacCCCTTTTACTCCAACCCTAACTATTGTttgtttcttaatttatttatttttttgaatttctgTTTAGGTCCACAAGGGCCACAATTGCAGAAGTTGTTGGAAAGACTCACAGGTCAATACACTGTCCCAAATGTGTTCATTG GTGGCAAACACATTGGTGGCTGTACAG ATACACTTAAGCTGTACCGGAAAGGAGAACTTGAAACTTTGCTATCAGAAGCTACTGCTAAAAGCAAGGGTGGCTAA
- the LOC101508848 gene encoding probable indole-3-pyruvate monooxygenase YUCCA5 — protein MENLFPQVENEETCSSHSHRCIWVNGPIIIGAGPSGLATASCLKQQNVPFILLERSNCIASLWQNRTYDRLKLHLPKQFCQLPNFPFPQHFPQYPTKKQFINYLESYAKRFEINPRFNECVKSARYDETSGLWRVKSCVLNENEVEYICRWLVVATGENAECVVPDIEGFSEFNGEILHACDYKSGEAFRGKKVLVVGCGNSGMELSLDLSNHNASPSIVLRSSVHVLPREVFGKSTFEMAVMMMKWLPIWVVDKILLMLAWLVFGNIEKYGLKRPLEGPLEMKNKKGKTPVLDIGTLDKIRSGHIKVVPGIKRFTNASVELINGQFTHVDAVILATGYRSNVPSWLQEGEFFSKDGFPKSPFPNGWKGNVGLYAVGFTRRGLSGSSYDAIKIAQDIALVWKQETNQKKQHITACHRRCISQF, from the exons ATGGAGAATTTGTTTCCACAAGTTGAAAATGAAGAGACATGTTCATCACATTCACATCGATGCATATGGGTAAATGGTCCTATAATAATAGGGGCAGGACCTTCAGGATTAGCAACAGCATCATGTCTGAAACAACAAAATGTACCATTCATTCTCCTTGAAAGATCAAATTGCATAGCATCACTATGGCAAAACAGAACCTATGACAGATTAAAACTTCACCTCCCAAAACAATTTTGTCAATTACCAAACTTTCCATTCCCACAACACTTTCCTCAATACCCAACAAAGAAACAGTTCATAAACTACCTTGAATCATACGCTAAGCGATTCGAAATCAACCCGAGATTCAACGAGTGTGTTAAATCAGCTAGATATGATGAAACAAGTGGATTGTGGAGAGTTAAGAGTTGTGTTTTGAATGAAAATGAAGTTGAGTATATTTGTAGGTGGCTTGTGGTTGCTACTGGTGAGAATGCAGAGTGTGTTGTTCCTGATATTGAAGGTTTCAGTGAATTCAATGGTGAAATTTTACATGCTTGTGATTATAAATCAGGGGAAGCTTTTAGAGGGAAGAAAGTTTTGGTTGTTGGTTGTGGTAATTCTGGAATGGAACTCTCACTTGATCTTTCTAATCATAATGCTTCACCTTCTATTGTTCTTCGTAGCTCT GTTCATGTGTTGCCTAGAGAAGTGTTTGGGAAATCAACATTTGAAATGGCAGTTATGATGATGAAATGGTTACCAATATGGGTAGTTGACAAGATATTGTTGATGTTGGCATGGTTAGTGTTTGGAAACATAGAGAAATATGGACTTAAAAGGCCATTGGAGGGTCCATTGGAGATGAAGAACAAAAAGGGTAAGACACCTGTTTTGGATATTGGAACTTTGGACAAAATTAGATCTGGTCATATCAAAGTAGTGCCAGGAATTAAGAGGTTCACCAATGCTTCTGTTGAACTTATTAATGGTCAATTCACTCATGTTGATGCTGTTATTCTTGCTACTGGATATCGTAGCAATGTCCCTTCTTGGCTTCAG GAAGGTGAATTTTTCTCAAAAGATGGATTTCCAAAGTCACCATTTCCAAATGGTTGGAAAGGAAATGTTGGACTTTATGCTGTTGGATTTACAAGGAGAGGCCTCTCTGGTTCTTCATATGATGCTATCAAAATTGCTCAAGATATTGCTCTAGTTTGGAAACAAGAAACTAACCAAAAGAAACAACACATCACTGCTTGCCATAGACGTTGCATTTCACAATTCTAG
- the LOC101508535 gene encoding monothiol glutaredoxin-S10 isoform X2 gives MTMASFTNTFTLPRFINFNNNPSTSSSSSIPKFFTFCTPISTSSPSNASSSKTRAPTCPRAMSSSSSSSSSSSFGSRLEETIKNTVAQNPVVVYSKSWCSYSSEVKSLFKKLGYQPLVLELDEMGPQGPQLQKLLERLTGQYTVPNVFIGGKHIGGCTDTLKLYRKGELETLLSEATAKSKGG, from the exons ATGACTATGGCTTCATTCACAAACACTTTCACTCTTCCTCGCTTCATTAACTTCAACAACAACCCTtctacttcttcttcttcttctatccCCAAATTCTTCACTTTCTGCACCCCCATTTCCACTTCTTCACCCTCCAATGCATCATCCTCAAAAACACGCGCACCCACTTGTCCTCGAGCTatgtcttcttcttcttcttcctcttcttcttcctcGTTTGGCTCTCGCCTCGAAGAAACCATCAAAAACACCGTTGCTCAAAACCCCGTTGTCGTTTATTCCAAATCCTGGTGCTC GTATTCTTCTGAGGTGAAATCATTGTTCAAGAAGCTCGGTTATCAACCATTGGTCCTCGAATTGGACGAAATGG GTCCACAAGGGCCACAATTGCAGAAGTTGTTGGAAAGACTCACAGGTCAATACACTGTCCCAAATGTGTTCATTG GTGGCAAACACATTGGTGGCTGTACAG ATACACTTAAGCTGTACCGGAAAGGAGAACTTGAAACTTTGCTATCAGAAGCTACTGCTAAAAGCAAGGGTGGCTAA
- the LOC101502543 gene encoding S-protein homolog 1-like: MEGKKQSSSIYIFALGFILAFAFPTLLNASRFYARKDHLFPEFIKWHISIVNSLSYDQNLFTHCKSTDDDLGINNLSPGSNITWSFRTDFFHSTLFWCYLSKDSASVQFQSFWYDSRLFNKCNWKNCIWVAKDDGVYLKNLSQSRDELYYQWEF; the protein is encoded by the coding sequence ATGGAGGGAAAGAAACAAAGCTCAAGCATCTATATTTTTGCACTAGGATTCATTTTGGCTTTTGCCTTTCCAACCCTTTTGAATGCTTCAAGATTTTATGCAAGAAAAGACCATTTGTTCCCTGAATTCATAAAGTGGCATATATCTATTGTGAATTCATTGAGCTACGATCAGAACTTGTTCACACATTGCAAATCAACAGATGATGATTTGGGCATCAATAATTTATCTCCAGGTTCCAATATTACTTGGAGTTTTAGGACTGATTTCTTCCATTCAACACTTTTTTGGTGTTATTTGAGCAAAGACAGTGCTTCTGTTCAGTTTCAGTCTTTCTGGTATGATTCTCGTCTTTTCAACAAGTGTAATTGGAAGAATTGCATTTGGGTTGCTAAAGATGACGGAGTTTATCTAAAAAATTTGAGTCAAAGCCGTGATGAGTTGTATTATCAGTGGGAATTTTGA